The Garra rufa chromosome 18, GarRuf1.0, whole genome shotgun sequence genome window below encodes:
- the LOC141291354 gene encoding uncharacterized protein translates to MPEVTSTRSDRLASKGIMFLCNTTAIKDWSYFLSQILPLVNKSAGFVHRSMDRVEAVTSTMVTALEPDLSGMSASHPPLNSNHTSGMEHVFQYSYSENDLQYTDYRTPPRDSIPLPKAVLYLVMAALVVVAVAYAIVGHLVKDLVHEFVEWVFGPRSDNRRTKSEVNCISSSMNEMSELSRPVDMHCIVYNHSDCPSVINKPEELVVTIDETLQLPREAYSGT, encoded by the exons ATGCCGGAGGTCACTTCCACCAGAAGTGATAGGCTAGCATCCAAAGGCATTATGTTTTTATGCAACACCACAGCCATCAAGGACTGGAGCTATTTTCTCTCTCAAATCTTGCCTCTTGTGAATAAATCAGCGGGGTTTGTTCATCGGAGTATGGATCGGGTGGAGGCGGTGACGAGCACCATGGTGACGGCTCTGGAGCCCGATCTGAGCGGGATGAGCGCCAGTCATCCGCCGCTCAACTCCAATCACACGTCCGGGATGGAGCACGTCTTTCAGTACTCGTACTCCGAGAATGACCTGCAGTACACGGACTACAGGACGCCGCCGAGGGACTCGATTCCGCTGCCCAAAGCGGTGCTCTACCTGGTCATGGCCGCGCTTGTGGTGGTGGCCGTGGCATACGCGATCGTGGGGCACCTGGTGAAGGACCTTGTGCACGAATTTGTGG AATGGGTGTTTGGGCCCCGTTCAGACAACCGCAGGACCAAGAGTGAGGTGAACTGCATCAGCAGCAGCATGAATGAAATGAGCGAACTCTCACGTCCAGTGGACATGCACTGCATCGTGTACAATCACTCCGACTGTCCGAGCGTCATTAATAAGCCGGAAGAACTGGTGGTCACCATCGATGAGACCTTGCAGCTACCTCGAGAAGCTTACAGTGGGACCTAA